TGTGCTGAGCTACTCCAGGTTGagtttatatgtatatatatatatatatatctacatTGTCAGAGGCTCACTTTTTACCTTAGGCTCATAGCCCAACCCACCCTAATTTCCAGGGAGGCTTCACCCCCAACCGGCTGACTCCCTGTTAATTTGCATGTTATGTTCCTTTGCTTCTTTCTTGTGGGGGTAAGTTCTCTGAATGGGTGAATGTTAACATTCCATAGAGTAATTTGTTGATGGAATATTTCCGGAGCATGAGAGGAAAATTATCCTTCTTTGACGGTTTCTTTGTGGAATATGGACGGAGAGTGAAAGATCAGGATAAAAATTAATACACCCTCGAGGATAGTGTTGATGAATGTACGGTGTGGGTTAGAGTCTTTTTCCTGGCAATTTTGTGGTCTTTACTCTTTAGTTTAATTTTCTGCACCACTATTCCattgcttttaatttttttggaaGTTGTGCAtgccttttttatttttatttttgttgttcgTTTTAGCCTTGGATTAGGACTATGAACTAGGCTTTTcttgttaattatattttattttattaaaattgtgCATGTAATGGGTTTTAGTACCATTCCTTATGTTTTAGGATGAAAAGAAGTTGGGGGCCAGCCCACTGTCGAAGTATGTCTCAACATTACGTCAAAGAGCTCGACAACAAACAGATTCTTTATCTAAATCTAGGTATACACGTCTCTGTATGGggatatttcttcttctttttccgtTTTTCTGCTTTTATACATTAGAGATGTTATGTTCAAtccaaaaaaaaacttatattactattaaaaaaggaaaacatataTGGATAGTggaggaagagaaagagaaggtATTCTCTCTCAGTAAGAAACGAGAGGAGACTATGCAAGAGATCTGTGTCGGACTTAAACAGCTGCAATATCCCAAAAAAGTTAGATAAAAGACACCACGTGCAAAGGACTTGACACAATATTGCAACTTTTAGGATTCTGAAGATCTATCCTTTAGGCTAGTTAAGAAGAAACACTATTGAATAGTAATGATAGTTTAGACTAGTTCTCTAATAATTTGGCACGCCTAGCAAAGAAAAACTACCGAATAGTTCTGACTCTCTAGGAAGACTTTTCTACACTGCTGCCTGCTGGATAACCAAAGTGGCCAATCATGCAAATCCGGAGACTACTAGATGAGGGATTCTCATGATGTGTTCTTTTAGATGAACTACACCATCTAGGATATAAATAGGTCATTGGCGTGGAAGGGCATTGATAAGTTGGCACAAGGTAGAAACTTAATTTTGAAGTATGAAATGCATGCCATCATAATTTCTTAAAAACGTTATGATGCAAGAAAAGATGGTTGTGAGACCTCCCCACTACTATAGCAAATTAGTGCACAAGTTAAGTGACGTACGAAAATTGGgatacatattttttatttagtagAATCAGAGATTAACATTCAAAGGGGCTACAATCTAAAGGACAAAAGGGGCAGGATGTCCTTTTACTTCTTGCAAGAAGTAAGAATAAGAATTAACATCATAGCTTGTCTTCTGCTTTTTGGTCGACCGCCTTTGATTTTGCTAATTGAAGCAAAGGTTTCGAAGATAATGTCAATAACCTGCATTGGTAATTGATGTGTATGATTTCCATGTTTCCTTTTTAACATGCTTGTACGTTACAGTGTTCTTTACGGTGAACATTCATCTGTATTTGGGAAAAGTGGGTCAGACAGTGAAGACGAGGATACTGAGGGAAGAGAAGGGACCTCTGTCTTTAGTTCCACCTGGTTGCCAGGAAGCAGTTCCAAGTAAGTTAAATATGTAGTCAACATGGCATATTTTTATGCACTTGTTTTTTTAGTATACAAAATGAACCATGGTTGAGCTTTATAATTGTTAGGGAGAAGCATccagaagaaaagaaaagtaagaaaaagaaaagaaagatggagCAACAGGATAAGGCAGCTCCTAGAGATGAAGATGTTGTGGAGGACTTAGTGCTCAGTTCAGACGAGGATGACGGACCTTTAAGTGACACTTCTGCTGAAAGTgatggcaatgaggacattgaaCCTGTTAGAAAGCAAACTCGGAAGCCGAAAGCGCCATCACGGGGATTGAAGAAGATCCGTTCGCCTGGAAACAAGGCCAAGAAGAGAAAAACTTCTCGATAAAAATGAGTAGGCAGAGATGTTCAGGTTAGCAAAAACACAATGAAAGaaataggtaaaaaaaaatggtgccATTTCCCATTGTTTTTGGTCTTCATAGGTTGGTTCCAGCTGAAGTCTAAGTTAAGCAATGCAGCTGGATGATGATTTAGGGGGCCATTGGAGGGGAAATTTTCAATGGTCAGTGTCTGTCTTGTGATTgagaaaattttgagagaacAAAACACCAAGCGGCTCatgttgtttatttaattattttcttattttcttttctttctttcataaTGTCAATATCTGCATAGGTTTatgaaaatttgatataaattttgAGGAAGTTCAAAATTAACGGAAGTACTTTGGTTAAATTAATTGCATCAAATTAGATCTCAATATTAGTCATTCAATTGAATTATGGAATGAGTTTTTTCATTCACATTTTCTTGACTTGAACATCgatcataaatttattttatttatgctCCACATCTGTATCAATTTTCATTCAGCAAATATGATGGAGAACAAAAGTCCACATCAAACCTATTAATCTGAGTCCAGTCACTGTGCCATGCTactttaacaatttgattttatatgttttcataattttatatctGTAAGTGCATCAATTTCATGCTCAATATTAGTCATCCAAATAAATTTATAGTACATTATGGTTGTATGCTTACAAATCATTAAGTAgtgatatttttctatataacAAATGTGTAAGGTGGTGATTTCTAAAAGAAGTAAGAATCTATGTTTGGATTGAGCATCCGATTTGTAATACGGTCAAATTCATTCAGTTCTCACAGTTTCAATCCAATTTTTTCCTACCGCTTTTCACTTTACGATCTCATTTCTTTCTACCCTCGATATATCATGTAATGCATTCCAACACTCCTTTGATTTCCATTACATTATAGTCTCCCAAACAATATCTTTAGCTGCTGAACTATGTTTATGTAGACATAAAATACATGTTTAACAAATAATCCGTATTTTCCTAATAGTAATATCTTTAGCTGTTGAGTTATGTTTATGTAGACATAAAATACATGTTTAAGGGGCAATGAAATTGTAAGGCTCTTTGATTCTCTGCACAGAAACAGAAGAAAATAAGAAGAGAATAGAGAATAATAGGGCAAACGATGgtcgtttatttatttatatacttCCTCTTCAAGACTCAACATAGACACAAAAACTCCCCTGCAATTTCTTCCCAAAATATACAGGAAATATTACTCCCAGCACCTTTGAGAAAGCCCGGCAtttctctccaaccaaaaaGCATGCTCAACTTTCACCAAATTCTTCTCTCCCGTCCTTCCTTACCAATGTTGTCCTTTATAACCGCCTGGTGATTCCCTACTCAACATCTCCTTCCTTTGCTCTCATAGATGATTGTTCAATTCCCTTTTTAGCCCTTCGTGAGTAGGTATAAGTAATTTGTGGTCTTACAGAAATTTGGTTGCTTAAGCAGAAAGATACAAATGGCTGCTAATAATGGTTTGGTAATACAAGGTTGGCATGTCCTGCATCAGGAAAAGCATTATAGTACTAGTTAATAGCGAAAGAAAGCTATCTGAAAATGACAACAATGTTTTGATAATGTAGTGTTGTTTTGTCGTTTCTATGAGAGTGTTTTGAGTTCTCAATCCAACAACTGACGAATCATGTTCTGTATATATACATAGCTTTGTTTCAACTCCAAGCTTTTCTCTTATCTGTTAAACCAACCGCATTTTGCTTTGCGGCAAATCCACACATTTCAACATcaattacattttttaaaaagggaaaaaagtaGCCTTAATTTTGAGATCTGATCTATTAATTTAGAAgtttagaaaagaaaaggggaagTTGTATAAATAGAGGATTAGAAGAAGGTAGGCATATCAAAAGCTTAAGCAACTAagaatttaaagaaaagagagagaaatggaGGGGTTgaggttgaagatgaagatgaagatgaagatgaagagagATGTGTTTGTTGTGATTGTGGCTGCTGTAGCTTTAATGGCGGAGAAGGGTTTGGCAGATCAAAGACATGTGGTTGGGGGAAGCCAAGGTTGGCAAGAATCTGTTGATTTCGATTCTTGGGCTTCTGCTCAGACCTTCAAAGTTGGCGATCAAATTGGTATGTAAATCCTTTTGTATTCAtcaaaacaatatatatacatttggcTACATTACCTAAAACACCTCTAAAATTTCCTactttatgtaaaaaaaatatattgtaaaaaatagtttgacatgccttttaaattttaaaagtttgaaaaatacccttaaacatttaaaaatattattgttattagttttagtattttgtttcaaaaacatatttgaacttttaattttttttaaaaaatatctttaaattaaaaataaaaaaataaatatattcttaCCATTAGTATTTGAACACAAATCATTAATACtcatttcaaaaatatctttgaactttgaaaagtacctgaaaattttctaaaataaaaaataaactgtATTTGATTGTGCATGAAAATGCTATCATAACAAAATATGTTTGTacttaatttatgaaatttaacaTGACATTCTTATATAATGGTAatagactaattaattaaacaataaaaccattcaatatattgataaaaattaattaattaataatcaataataattttaattataaatatttgaaatttgagtaatttataattaaataaccaattaaatatttaataaacgtcatatcaattatagtctaatacttaaattttaattttaattaaataatataaaaaatattttgataaacaatatattatataaaaagtgaaaaaaaaagataaaaatatgatatgttaaagAATACTAAAAAAGTTTTACCCATAATGAATGAATTAATacaaattaatcacaataaatagATAATTATAAACAATCCATAGTAATTATAGGTTTATAACGAaggatgaaattaaaattaattacataaatctatacaattaattaattatctattctaaaaaaaataaaattaattattaaaaaaaaaaaagaattttcgTACGAACTAATTTAACTAGTTTTGATCTTTGTTATtataaaaatgttgaaaatggaagaaaaaggaATTCATATTGAGTTTGAAGTACAGTTTTCAAGTACGATTCGGGGCTGCACAGTGTGGTAGAGCTTCCTGATGAGAGTTCATATAAGAAGTGCGACATTGGGAATTCAGTGGAAACGAAGAGTAGTGGGAACGATGCGATCAAATTGACCAAATCGGGGACTCGATACTTCGCTTGCGGCACCATCGGCCATTGCAGCCAAGGAATGAAGGTCAAGATCCACATTGCCACCGGCACTGCTTCCTCTACTCCATCcccaccttcttcttcttcctcttcttcttcttcttctcattcACATCATTCTCTTTTCGGTTTCTTCCTTATGCTGCTGCCTTTCTACGCCTTGAGATTCATCTgaatttttaattcattaattagtATGCTTTTGAGTTGTATTCTTTTTCTGTTAATTCGTTTTAGATTTGGGTTTTCATGAGTTTTTTGTTTGGGAATTGAAATGGCTAAGTTTATGTTGGTATATTATTAGTATGAATGAGAAGGAGATAATACTGTGGAGTATCATTTATTAGTATGAATGAGTTTTTGGTTTTGTTTGGAGCTACCTTACctcatgttcttttttttttccttatttcttttatgtatatGAATCGTTTGggatttattatatttagtaaTTTAAGATATAAGGTTGGAACATTCGATTTTAAGAGAAAGCGAGCTATATTCATGTTGATGGATTATTAGTATGAAATGAGAAAGGGTTAATATTGTGAAATAtcatttataaatatgatatattggTCCTACGACGATGGTTGAATCTGATTTTGTAGATGTGGTTGGATTGTTAAACCTTTCAACTCTGATCTATGTAAAGTTAAGTTAATATTTTTGTGAAAGAGACTCTTAACCTTGCTCTGTCCGTAAATATCCTTAATTTTTGTAAGGTTCCTAGAGAAGAGAACGAAATTGTTCATGATATTGCATCTTTGACTTCTTCAACTGGATCTTCTCTGGTTGGAAAGATTCCAACTTTTATCCCTTCTCTTTTTATTGAAAGGGAGCGAGATATTGTGGTTTAGCGTGGTGCCTTTTCCGTTTTGTGTAGCGTAGTcgttcgttgctatcgtgattcgctctaggagtgtattgtataaaataaattggaagaataagttctaagtataagtgatgcgttgatgctttaATGCGTTTAAGTATTTGTAACGCATTAGTGCGCTAGAAAGTTGCAACAGAACGCACAACACTTCTTttaatgacgttcaagttttcctaaaccagacccaagtataaatctaatttaggttcctggcaagtccagggtcgaacttaagGATTCAGTTAAATAAACACAAACCTTGCGTTGTATCTAttgtaggggttttcctaaatatatgaagagcaatgtgttatttacactaaagtgttgtgcctgtgcaagaagatacaaaagagttgagtagtgagTGATAGATCATGCGAGAATGGAGTTTAGTGTAAGTGGTATGCGTCGGTCTAAAATGAGTATACACAAACCAGAatgagatgggatgattttcttatcttttgtttatgcattAGACATTATTCAACTCTTCTCAATGCAAATAACATACAacacctatctctaggatgcatgcgtctaacacagaatgcaataaacaccagtaagtctatctctagctatACTAGGCATCCTACTTGATGCAACTtagttattctctcgaataatctAAGTTAAAGATACTTTTACCAAGTGATCAAGTCGGCTTAAgcgtttgaaatgaagttttgcataaagtataagtgcattcaacataaacaagaaataaacaatggcaacatgtgatggatcaaatatatgaattttataaagaagcaaattgtctttacaaaaataatattcaatcaAATGCAATGAAAGTGATAAATAAGATAAaaggaactgagtcaagccgcagagtagaatctcttgtatctctttggctcaattctgttgtatacaatcacttgtataagagttggacgaagtgtctttctcaagcttggcttcctccgctccctgaccggcggtggtggtggttctcaacccttctcATCGTCTTGGCACCACAGCATAGCTTAAACTACGACTACGCTAATtacagagagtaaggatcttgataatTTCTGAACTGAATAATTTTCTCCCTGCGaactctggagggacttcatctatttataggcgttggtcatgtCCACACTTGATGAAtaggcagcattaaagtccataccCTTGTTAGCATTAAAATTCATGCCCTGGTTAGCAGCCTGAATCTCGAGAGCTTTTCAAACGCTGCCTGCTGCAGATGctcatacttgcaagtggtgatgtgacacaattagcctggatcaatgaatcttctctgcgttgaactccctttgacgcatggcccatgcgttagagcttTCCCTGTGACACCTTCTTGATTATACATTAGCTTTTTGTAAAGATCCTATAATACAATGCGTTAGTGCTGcgatatttaataataaaacttcttttgcatgagtttgctaatgtttgaataaatccatgcatttcttctaaaaatgaggagaatttatcattaaaaaccttagttgttccaacttaagagcaaaaataacttgtatttctacaagttatcaccacccccaaatttgaacaatgcttgtcctcaagcattccaaaataattctttgttatctccttTGTCTTAAGTGTGCAGAGTtcgcctctcatcatattcagtcATAAGTTTGAGACAAGAGTTTGGAAAATGCAACTCAGATTGACTCATTTCTGAAAAGGACTAATGTTCAGTTTCAGATGCAGCATGCCTTTTATCAACAACtcctttcgtttctcaaaaTATTCTCGTTTTTTCTAAACCAACAATGCGTTAGATGTTCTTTTTAAGATAAATGccagataaaaagaaaaaaaattatgaattcacTTATCCATGCATTGtttcaggtatcccacttttgttttggcttgccccacgggtgtcatgcgagtatccaactacgggtgagaacccttcacaactaaactcatatctaatattcatgcgtttcaagatatattttcttcagactagatagaggagttcTATGGGACGCgttggtctaggagacttaacttcgttttagcttgcctCCACGgttgtcatgcgagcatccaactacggctaagtTCCTTTTCCAACTTAACTCATGCCATTTTAagctttttcttttgaaataatgacagaggagttgcgtttaacatttttcttattttgttccctTTTCTTTATGATGTACTCGTTTGATGCGTCTTAACTCGGATTTccctcatccccaaatttggagatgagctatACTCATCCCAAATTTGGAGACGAGCTAAATcttcattgctaaaagagaaacaaaatttcaaaaaggctTTGAGAGTCCGAAAGGAGTTTAAGTCTTGAAGCTTGCACGCGTTAGAAAGTAAACTTAGGCTTTTTAAAGAAGTTCAGGccttgttgattttcctaacgcctactttatacttatagatttcatatagttgatatcattAAGGTCAGACAACACACAAGACTTAGAAAACatctaaagaacaaaaataaagtatgctaaggtcaaacgcaaggaacaaaatgataggaatttctcattcattttcatagatTTACATGAAGCAAACAAACAAGTAAAGCAAATACAAAAGAAcatcaattaaatcaaaatacaaaaataacccAACATCCAAAAACTCTATTATGTTGGCGCATCATCTCTGCGTTCTTCTccagggtcttcatccataaagCGCAGAGGGTTTCTAAGATGGGCAAGCAGTGGAGGCAGAGCAAACATTCCAACCAAGACCTAATTGATGTATTGCATTGTATAAACGAATTGGTCTTGCATCCTTCATGTTTGTTGCCTTAGGTAATTTCTTAGAACCCGATTCTGTTGCTGAAGACCTTCGATGGATGTGGCCAATGGTCTGAGCTAATCACTGataaaagttttcaactcttATAAGTCAACGCTGCATTGAGGTGGTGTTGGTTCTTCACTTCTTCcaactgggtcttcaaaatTTGCTGCGTTGCTCGATCCTAACCCAGTTGGTTCAAAGATTATTGGAGGAGGCACGGAATTGGGAATTGGACTTGGTGGGGACGAAGAAAGGGAACAAGGAATGTCTTGATCCATATGAGTTGGTTCTTGGTGCATTTGATCAGGACTCCCTTCTGACGGGGCCAATGGTGAGTCATGGATAGTAAGGTTGAGGCTTGAGCCCACTTCTTCTTCCGTAAGTTTAAGCTCTGCTTCATACTCTTCATGCTCTGAAGCTTCATCGTTGTGTTCAACAATCTGGACGCATCTTCTTTTGAGGGTGCGTTTGGATGATCGAGGTTTGGTTGCCACTTCTTTGGTGGGTAAGGCAGGTTGAGGCGGCGAACCACGAAGTAGACGCCTTATTAACTTGATATCTATCAAACCATCGATCTCTTCATGATCATCCCCCAGAGGGATGCTCCCTTCACACAAGCAACAGAATCAGCCATGGGAAGTTACAGTTGTCCTTGCGGTTTGGTTTTTGATGCCTTGATCTGATCCCTTATTATTCTTCCAACGTCCTAAAAGGATGCATTGCATGATGCAATAAGGTAGCCAGGAGCGTTCCTTTGACAgtttcatcatgcgttgtaggcatAATGCTTCTTTTGATCAGATAGTACCATAGGTTTGCGTTTGGAGTTAAGTTCTAGAGGCTATATCTTTGCTCCGTTTCTTAGATGTTTGCCACTTGTTTCCAGGTTTTGGCTACTGTCCTTAACGCATCTTCAATTGACTTGCGTTGGCTACTCAGATGCGATTACTTCTGCGTCTGGATTACTATCAAATGTTGAAAACACTTCGTTTGATCTTGTCCACTGAGAAGTGCACTAATACCTCATCAACAAAGGTTGTGTTCTTCTCCATGTCAAACTCGTTGTTGTAGAACATGCGGACGAGGTTGGGCCAAATACGGTGTGCCCAACGTAGAACTGACTCCACCCCAATgcgtttattgtttttgttcatGTAATAGGCAGTGGGTGGCGCTCGGGAAAGAAGCACTTTTCTACAAATATATCACTGAATTGAAGCTTTCTTCCCGAGGTCTTTTTAGGTAACGCGTCGGTTACCTTGCGTTTTCCTACCGCGTGCTCTTTGGCTTCTCTTGCCAGCTTTCGCCCTTGCCTCACGGGCTGGTAGTCTTCCAAGTCCTCCTCTAGTGCGTCGTGCCTTGAACAACTCCCATGCGTTGCATCTCAGGACCGGATGTTgattgttcatcttcttcctctaataataatttccttttccttgtcACTCTCTTTGATTTTAAAGGCCTTTCATTCGCGTCGGTTTGGTCTGGGCCAATTCTCCCATCTTCttctctatcttcttcttctaattctgcCTCTAGCATCATAGTGTATCGCTCTGCTTCGTCCAACTCAAGTGATGCATTAGGTGGGTTGGAACGCATCAATTGATTTTCCTCTTGGCCTTGATTAAGGCTCGCCAAAATGGCTCCAAATACTTCTTGCTCGTCCAGTCGAGCCAATTCAGCCAACTCTTTAGGGTTATGCTCTGACGCAGA
This genomic window from Benincasa hispida cultivar B227 chromosome 4, ASM972705v1, whole genome shotgun sequence contains:
- the LOC120076390 gene encoding mavicyanin, whose translation is MEGLRLKMKMKMKMKRDVFVVIVAAVALMAEKGLADQRHVVGGSQGWQESVDFDSWASAQTFKVGDQIVFKYDSGLHSVVELPDESSYKKCDIGNSVETKSSGNDAIKLTKSGTRYFACGTIGHCSQGMKVKIHIATGTASSTPSPPSSSSSSSSSSHSHHSLFGFFLMLLPFYALRFI